Proteins found in one Anopheles aquasalis chromosome 3, idAnoAquaMG_Q_19, whole genome shotgun sequence genomic segment:
- the LOC126576240 gene encoding phenoloxidase-activating factor 2-like — MANNWLTSGYGLFFGTLMLLATLEMAKSEHYKAYKKRSLSESEVTTLIPPYDERECGHRNVNGIIPDNAHNEHGEAEFGEFPWTAAIYRRTDQLRLDYLCVGTLIEVGAVLTTASCIQKHRAYKHNIEVRLGEWDMSREDEPIPPIERGVTAVHVHPQYGSTTKVNDIAIIILCDTVELSHTIGVACLPDASVNSNNFVAVGWGEVPKNADQTELSQTVLKKDNMPFIDGKTCQQKIRSVISPRYILHDSLICTECSSPESSSYRSDAGSPYMAGIPGTEERYYVVGLSSWGYTCGRSDMPTVLTNVSYHRQWIDDVVRKADLSPLVYTYYRQEEDE, encoded by the exons ATGGCAAATAATTGGCTGACATCGGGCTACGGCCTGTTCTTTGGtacgttgatgctgctggcaactCTCGAGATGGCCAAGAGCGAACACTATAAG GCctataaaaaaagaagcttgTCGGAATCAGAGGTCACCACCTTAATTCCACCGTACGACGAGCGTGAGTGTGGCCATCGTAACGTCAACGGAATTATTCCCGATAACGCCCATAACGAGCACGGTGAAGCCGAATTCGGCGAGTTCCCCTGGACGGCCGCGATCTACCGCCGGACGGATCAGCTTCGGCTCGATTACCTGTGCGTCGGAACACTGATCGAAGTGGGCGCAGTTTTAACCACGGCCAGCTGCATACAGAAACACCGGGCGTACAAACACAACATAGAGGTGCGGCTGGGCGAATGGGACATGAGCCGTGAGGACGAACCGATACCGCCGATCGAGAGGGGGGTAACAGCGGTACATGTCCACCCGCAGTACGGTTCAACCACCAAAGTTAACGATATTGCGATAATTATCCTGTGTGATACGGTCGAGTTGTCGCACACGATCGGAGTGGCCTGTTTACCGGACGCATCGgtgaacagcaacaacttcgTCGCAGTCGGTTGGGGTGAGGTGCCTAAAAATGCTGACCAAACGGAACTGTCTCAAACGGTACTGAAAAAGGACAATATGCCGTTCATCGATGGGAAGACATGCCAGCAGAAAATAAGATCCGTGATCTCACCTCGGTACATCCTGCACGACAGTTTAATTTGCACAGAGTGTAGTTCACCGGAAAGTTCGTCCTACCGAAGTGACGCCGGTTCACCGTACATGGCAGGGATACCGGGAACAGAGGAGCGCTACTACGTCGTTGGTCTCAGCTCGTGGGGCTACACATGTGGTAGAAGCGATATGCCAACTGTGCTCACTAATGTTAGTTACCATCGCCAGTGGATCGATGATGTCGTCCGTAAGGCGGATCTCAGCCCGTTGGTCTATACGTATTATCGTCAAGAAGAGGATGAATAA